The window CCCTCCGCCGACCCGGATGCGCTGGCCGCGCGGCTCGAGACCGGCATCCGGGCCCTGCGCGACTCGGGGGCGACGGTGCTGCTCGCCAACATCTTCGACCCGCAGTTCGCCTTCTTCCTGAAGCCGTTCCGCGGCCGCGCCGCCGTCTTCAACGCGAACATCTGGAGCATCGCGCGGGACCAGCGCGCCGTCGTGCTGGATGTGTGGGGCGTGCGCGAGTTCCGCGATCCGGCGATGTGGGCGTCCGACCGCGTGCACCTCAGCACGCGCGGGCACCGCCTGCTCGCCGCGCACGCGGCGCACGCCCTCGGCGTCCCGTACGCCGAGGTGAGCGGGCCGGAGGCTGCCGCCGTGCCCGAGCCGCCGGCGCCGCCCGACGAGCTGCCCCTGCGCACGTGGCTCCGGGTCTACGCGATCCCGTGGGTGGCCCGCCGGCTGCGCCACGTCTCCACCGGCGACGGGCGCGGGCCCAAGCTGCCGGTCCCGCAGCGCGTGGGCCTCAGCGGCCACTCGATTCCGGGCACCGTCGGAGGCCCGCACTAGACTCGGTGTTATGGCTACCTCCTCGGATCGACTGGTCTGGATCGACTGCGAGATGACCGGCCTCGACCTCGAGGTCGACGAGCTCGTCGAGATCGCGGTGGTGATCACCGACTTCGAGCTGAACGTGCTCGACCCGGGCCTCAGCATCGTCATCAAGCCCGACGACTCGGCCCTCGAGCACATGGGCGACTTCGTGCGGCAGATGCACACTACCTCGGGGCTCATCGACGAGATCCCGAACGGCAAGAGCCTCGCCGAGGCCGAGTACGAGGTGCTGGAGTACGTGCTCAAGTTCGCGCCGACCGCGCGCACCGCGCCGCTCGCCGGCAACACCATCGGCACCGACCGGATGTTCCTCGCGAAGTACATGCCGCGGCTGGACAACCACCTGCACTACCGGAACGTCGACGTGTCCTCCATCAAGGAGCTCGCGCGCCGCTGGTTCCCCCGCATCTACTTCAACGCTCCCGAGAAGAACGGCGGGCACCGCGCGCTGGCCGACATCCTCGAGTCCATCCGCGAGCTCGACTACTACCGCTCCGCCGCGTTCGTCGCGCCTCCCGGCCCGAGCACGGAGGACACCCAGGCGCTGAGGGACGGCGTCGTGGAAAAATGGGCTCCCCGCATGTACTAGAATCGATGAGTTGCTTGCGCCGCCCGCTCGGTTCGGCGCGACACATGGTGGGTATAGCTCAGTTGGTAGAGCGCCTGGTTGTGGTCCAGGAGGTCGCGGGTTCAAGCCCCGTTACTCACCCCACCAAGAAGGGCCGGACTCCCCGAGTCCGGCCCTTCTTCGCGTCTCCGCCCCCCAGCGTCCCCCCCTCTGTCGAGTACACGAAAAGTGCACGCGACACGCCGGATTCGCGTGCACTTTTCGTGTACTCGACGGGGGATGGGATGCGTGCGCAAGAGGGTGCCCCCGGCAGGAATCGAACCTGCGACCAAGAGATGAGAAGCACCGCGAGAACTGCTCCAGTGCCCCCGGCAGGAATCGAACCTGCGACCAAGAGATGAGAAGCACCGCGAGAACTGCTCCGGTGCCCCCGGCAGGAATCGAACCTGCGACCAAGAGATTAGAAGGCTCCTGCTCTATCCGCTGAGCTACGGGGGCGACGCATCCACGATACCGGAGCGGCGCAGGGCTCAGAGCGTCGTGCCGGACTTGCCCGCGCGGTTCACGATCGCGATGACCGGGCGCCGTCCGCGCAGGCCGAACCGCAGCCGCAGCTGCGCCTGGTGGGCGATCAGCACGGCGACGACCGCGGCCGCGGCGGCGGGGACGAGCCCGGAGATCGCCATCGCGATGTGCGGGCCGACCTGCTCCACGATCCACCCCATCAGCGGCCCGCCGAGCGCCTGGCCGCCGAGCAGCACCAGGATGTACAGCGAGATCACACGGCCGCGGATCTGCAGGTTCGACGACATCTGCACCAGCGAGTTCGCCGCCGTGATGAACAGCAGGTTGCCGACGCCGACGCCGATCAGCAGCATCCCGAACGCCAGCTCGCCGGGGGCGAATCCCGCCAGCGCCTGCACGATCCCCAGGGCGGCCGCCGTGCCGACGACCATCGACAGCCGCACGCTGGTGCGCCGGGTGGATGCGAGCGCCCCGGTGAGTGCGCCGGCGGCGACGAGCGCGTTGAACATCCCGTAGCCCTGGGCGCCCACGTGGTAGACGTCGTTCGCGTACGCGGCGAGGAACACCGGCATGTTGAACGCGAAGACCGCGACGACGGCGACCATGACGATGGTCCAGAAGATCACCGGCTTGCGGCGCACGTACCGCATCCCCTCGGCGAGCTGCCCCTTGGTGCGCGGGGCCGCCGGCGACGCGTGCAGTTCGGAGCGCTTCAGGGTCGCGACCGCGAACACCACCGCGAGGCACGCGACGGCGTTGATCGCGAACGACCACCCGCCACCCACCGCCGTGATGAGGATGCCGCCCAGCGCCGGTCCGATCAGGCCGCCGAGCTGGAAGATCGAGGAGTTGAGGCTGATCGCGTTCCGGAGGTACTTCGGGCCGACCAGCTCGTTCACGAACACCTGGCGCGCCGGGTTGTCGACGACCGTGACGAGGCCGAGCACGAACGAGATCGCGTAGACGTGCCACACCTCGATGACACCGCTCAGGGTCAGCACGGCGAGGAGCGCGGCGAGCGCAGCCGCGCACGACTGGGTGACGACGAGCAGGCGCTGCTTGGAGTAGCGATCCGTGATCACTCCGCCCCACAGGCCGAACAGCAGCATGGGGGTGAACTGCATGAACACGGTCACCCCGACCGCGGCGACGCTGCCGGAGAGCTGCAGGACCAGCCAGTCCATCGCGATGCGCTGCATCCACACCGCCGTGTTGGCGACCAGGTTGCTCGCGGCGAAGCGCCGGTAGTTCGGCACGCGGAGGGAGGCGAAGGTCTCCTTCCACGGCGGGCGGGCGGAGAGGACCGGCATGGGTCCGGTGGGCGGGGCCGCTGCGGGGGAGTGCGCCACGTGCGTGTTACCTCGATGTCAGTGCTGGTTCCGTATGAAGTGTCCTGATTGACATTACGCAGAACCGACTATTCTTGTTCCCGATCCGAGCTATAACTCCTATTGGCTTTTCGAATGGATGCG is drawn from Leifsonia shinshuensis and contains these coding sequences:
- a CDS encoding SGNH/GDSL hydrolase family protein; this translates as MSRTTYTRYVALGDSLTEGLCDSAPGAPDAFLGWADRLAGILDGDARLAGDSVEFANLAVRGRRISDVVEAQIPHALQLRPDLVSVMIGGNDLMSPSADPDALAARLETGIRALRDSGATVLLANIFDPQFAFFLKPFRGRAAVFNANIWSIARDQRAVVLDVWGVREFRDPAMWASDRVHLSTRGHRLLAAHAAHALGVPYAEVSGPEAAAVPEPPAPPDELPLRTWLRVYAIPWVARRLRHVSTGDGRGPKLPVPQRVGLSGHSIPGTVGGPH
- a CDS encoding MFS transporter; amino-acid sequence: MPVLSARPPWKETFASLRVPNYRRFAASNLVANTAVWMQRIAMDWLVLQLSGSVAAVGVTVFMQFTPMLLFGLWGGVITDRYSKQRLLVVTQSCAAALAALLAVLTLSGVIEVWHVYAISFVLGLVTVVDNPARQVFVNELVGPKYLRNAISLNSSIFQLGGLIGPALGGILITAVGGGWSFAINAVACLAVVFAVATLKRSELHASPAAPRTKGQLAEGMRYVRRKPVIFWTIVMVAVVAVFAFNMPVFLAAYANDVYHVGAQGYGMFNALVAAGALTGALASTRRTSVRLSMVVGTAAALGIVQALAGFAPGELAFGMLLIGVGVGNLLFITAANSLVQMSSNLQIRGRVISLYILVLLGGQALGGPLMGWIVEQVGPHIAMAISGLVPAAAAAVVAVLIAHQAQLRLRFGLRGRRPVIAIVNRAGKSGTTL
- the orn gene encoding oligoribonuclease, which encodes MATSSDRLVWIDCEMTGLDLEVDELVEIAVVITDFELNVLDPGLSIVIKPDDSALEHMGDFVRQMHTTSGLIDEIPNGKSLAEAEYEVLEYVLKFAPTARTAPLAGNTIGTDRMFLAKYMPRLDNHLHYRNVDVSSIKELARRWFPRIYFNAPEKNGGHRALADILESIRELDYYRSAAFVAPPGPSTEDTQALRDGVVEKWAPRMY